Genomic DNA from Clupea harengus unplaced genomic scaffold, Ch_v2.0.2, whole genome shotgun sequence:
ttgtgatccgattcataacttttaaatcgggcaaagaccggttcatgtcattttaataccgatacgggacttcacgcatcgatgtagtcgtatctaccaggctaaaaacggatatcgatacgtatcggttattttttacacccctactgGTGATGAATTACTGTGACTGAAAGAGATACAGTACAAAGTAAGTTTTTAAATAAAGACGTTCAGGGTATAATTAGCAACATGACTAAATATAATGTCTGTCTTGGtcacaaaacatgacaaaaggaaaaaacaacactcaTAATTTGAGCacatactgccaaatgaattcTGACGACATTAACTGCCTcaagtttttttgtgtgttctacACAGAGCCAGAGTCCATGGACACAAAGCCACAGACCAGAGCCAAGAAGATTTTACCCAGAAGGCTAACATCAGATATTAAAGTTTTTCCCATGATGCCCTCTAACATACAAGCCCATTGACAGTCTGTCTGCATTTTAACTTTTGATGTTGGTCTCAGTATCAGGTCGTCAGGTGATATCTAAATAACTACAAATGCATGTAAATGTTCAAAGAATACACAATATAAAACTaactgacaaacacaaatatctgTACACAGGTGCCATACCATGTGTGCTGTCAGAGCGTAATTAATATGAACTGTCTCTTGATGGAACTGTAAATATTGCTagtctgttgttgtaagacattaactaagagtagccttattttgtatctgtaactcattcttggatgtgtactctgtctgtctcgctgatacctgaacaaatggcatgtgaaccccccccccccccccccccagatagcctctttcctgctatcaccctttgtaccctgttatcacccccctccccccataggtgaacccctcaccccactgtctcccccttcctctcacctaaagggtgtggtcatcccctcccctattgtattctacctgactgaaatgtatgaaatgagtaccagctgagagggggtctccacgccaaaataaactccagaaacctgactacgtcctccggtcccttcttcaacttgcTAATTTAGATTCTATCACTCTTTAAGAGCTTTAGTTTATCTATGACGTATGACATTTGACAGTTGAAGATGTGAAATAGTTGAAAAGCCTCATAATACTTCTGTTCAAACTACTGTTAATATTTGTAATATCTTTTGTCTTTGGATGCACTGTTTGTGATACTGTTACTATTTGTTACATTTTATGTCTTTAGATACACTGTCTGTATGTTAGTTCATAATCATTTTGTATTCACAATACTGATTCGATTTGTTATCAACACATGTACTTTCCTTGTATGAACCACATAAAAGATTTATCTGAAATGTTTGCTTACTGCTTGGTGGAAGAATATCAAAGCTGCTTGCTTTCTTTAAATGAGGTGCCAGTCGTTCCTCTGGTCCTGTATGTGATCTGAAGGAGCTGTATGCAGAGCTGGTGGAAGACcaggagtcagagagggagtcTGCAGTCACTGACAGGGAGAAGAAATAATCAGAAGTTAGAAATGAATAAACATGAATTATtcatataaatacaaatgtgtcCTGACATTCAAACACTGATAAGGTTGTATTTTAAAAGACTGATATGATTATGTGGATCGGTTTCATATAGAGCTGAATGAGCCCCTCAGGGGTGGTAGAAGATCATGTTGCCCCACATTGGGGTTTCATATAGAGCTGAATGAGCCCCTCAGGGGTAGAAGATCATGTTGCCCCACACTGGGGTCTTGGCAAACAAGTTTACTGAGATGATGGTTGGTTGTCTGAGTTACTCACCAATATCATAATGGTgtcctctgtttcctgccaccatctcttctatcttctccatcagctgtgtaacctgcatgtgatcttctctcttctggttgttgaggacatgatatctgttcccacatttctctaccagccactgcagactctctccttcactctctatgTACTGCTCAATGGGTGTGTTTCCCAGCCAGTCTCCACgggtgaacagcactatagtgtgactccacactctctcactgagaagctccaggtgttcctgcactgatcttttctctgtctctgtgaatgaATAGTCCAAATCTACAACGACCAACAGAGCGTGGGGTCCAGgaggatacagacacacactgagctcaaCCTCATTTTTTGTCAGTTCAGGAGTGTTCTCTAACTGATAATTCTTCCTCCACCATCCTGGAGCCTCCACCACAGTGACCTGCCTCCCTGCTACTTgtccctgtctcttcacacactgagctgttctcccttcagtatcaaactcctctctgcccaggatggtgtttcctgatgaacttTTCCCAGCATATTTGTACCCCAGCAGCACAATCCTCAACtctgacagatgaagagaatCACCTGACATGAAGAAGCAGAAGTCAGTCAGTGCATGTTATAGTTCTTCTGAATAACTTTACATCATAGTCAGCTATAGAGGCAACATGATAGCAAATGCTTAATTCATCTGCATAGTAAATTATGTATTAATGGACATGTATGAAAAATGACACTTGTATATTTAGTCAATGCGTTGATCAGTAGCAATTCATGCACTGATAATGTGTCTCCTATCTGCTGTGATAAATGTCTGTAACTGTGTAAAGAAAGCTAATATACAATCCATTGGAGACCAGCAACAAAAGGGAAGTTGTTGAATATGAGATTCTTAACTCACCCATCAGTGATctgagagactctctctctatcttcaccttcatcatcctctctttcaccctctcttcatctctcctcctcttctcctccaatgtatctcttctctgtctctctatctcataatgttgtcctctgtttcctgtcaccatctcttctatcttctccatcagctgtgtaacctgcatgtgatcttctctcttctggttgttgaggacatgatatctgttcccacatttctctaccagccactgcagactctctccttcactctctatgTACTGCTCAATGGGTGTGTTTCCCAGCCAGTCTCCACgggtgaacagcactatagtgtgactccacactctctcactgagaagctccaggtgttcctgcactgatcttttctctgtctctgtgaatgaATAGTCCAAATCTACAACGACCAACAGAGCGTGGGGTCCAGgaggatacagacacacactgagctcaaCCTCATTTTTTGTCAGTTCAGGAGTGTTCTCTAACTGATAATTCTTCCTCCACCATCCTGGAGCCTCCACCACAGTGACCTGCCTCCCTGCTACTTgtccctgtctcttcacacactgagctgttctcccttcagtatcaaactcctctctgcccaggatggtgtttcctgatgaacttTTCCCAGCATATTTGTACCCCAGCAGCACAATCCTCAACtctgacagatgaagagaatCACCTGACATGAAGAAGCAGAAGTCAGTCAGTGCATGTTATAGTTCTTCTGAATAACTTTACATCATAGTCAGCTATAGAGGCAACATGATAGCAAATGCTTAATTCATCTGCATAGTAAATTATGTATTAATGGACATGTATGAAAAATGACACTTGTATATTTAGTCAATGCGTTGATCAGTAGCAATTCATGCACTGATAATGTGTCTCCTATCTGCTGTGATAAATGTCTGTAACTGTGTAAAGAAAGCTAATATACAATCCATTGGAGACCAGCAACAAAAGGGAAGTTGTTGAATATGAGATTCTTAACTCACCCATCAGTGATctgagagactctctctctatcttcaccttcatcatcctctctttcaccctctcttcatctctcctcctcttctcctccaatgtatctcttctctgtctctctatctcataatgttgtcctctgtttcctgtcaccatctcttctatcttctccatcagctgtgtaacctgcatgcgatcttctctcttctgattgttgaggacatgatatctgttcccacatttctctaccagccactgcagactctctccttcactctcaatgtgctgctcaatgggtgtgtctcccagccagtctccacaggtgaacagcactatagtgtgactccacactctctcactgagaagctccaggtgttcctCTAGAGATCTTTTGCATGTTTCAACAAATGAGTTGTCCACAGGTATGACCAGCAGAAAAGCGTGGGGtccaggaggacacagagacacactgagctcAATCTCCTCTTTTGTCAGTTCAGGAGTAACCTCTAACTGATAATTCCTCCACCATCCTGGAGCCTCTACCACAGTGACCTGCCTCCCTGCTACTTgtccctgtctcttcacacactgagctgttctcccTGAagtatcaaactcctctctgcccaggatggtgtttcctgatgaactcttcccagcTCCTTTGTATCCCAGCAGCACAATCCTCAACtctgacagatgaagagaatCACCTGACATGAAGAAGCAGAAGTCAGTCAGTGCAGGTTATAGTTCTTCTGAATAACTTTTAATCATAGTCAGCTATAGAGGCAATATGATGTCAAATGCATACTTAATCCACATAGTAGATTATGTACCAATGGACATGTATGAAAAGTGACACTTGTCTATTTAGTCAATGCGTTGATCAGGGTCAATAAATGCACTGATCATGTGTCTCCTATCTGCTGTGTTAAATGTCTGTAACTGTGTAAAGAAAGCTAATGTTCAATCCATTGGAGACGAGCAACAAAAGGGAAGTTGTTGAATATGAGACTCTTAACTCACCCATCAGTGATctgagagactctctctctatctttaccctcatcatcctctctttcactctctcttcatctctcctcctcttctcctccaatatatctcttctctgtctctctatctcataaTGGCgtcctctgtttcctgccaccatctcttctatcttctccatcagctgtgtaacctgcatgtgatcttctctcttctgattgttgaggacatgatatctgttcccacatttctctaccagccactgcagactctctccttcactgtcaATGCGCTGCTCAATGGGTCTGTCTCCCAGCCAGTCTCCATgggtgaacagcactatagtgtgactccatactctctcactgagaagctccaggtgttcaTGTAGGgatctttcctctgtctctgtgaatgGAGTGTCCACACGTATGACCAGCAGAAGAGCGTGGGGtccaggaggacacagagacacactgatcTCAATCTCATCTTTTGTTAGTTCAGGAGTTTCCCCTAACTGATAATTCCTCCACCATCCTGAAGCCTCCACCACAGTGACCTGCCTCCCTGCTACTTgtccctgtctcttcacacactgagctgttctccctacagtatcaaactcctctctgcccaggatggtgtCTCCTGATGAACTTTTCCCAGCTCCTCTGTATCCCAGCAGCACAATCCTCAACtctgacagatgaagagaatCACCTGACATGAAGAAGCACAGGtgagttttttttcctgagTACGAAGTAGACATTAGTCAGTACATCAAATAGCATACATTGAAGTAATACCTCAGTTGGTTTGAGGAATACTTTGATTGTTTGAACATTGTTAGCAAGTACTAGTGACCCAATTCCAGTTCGttacaaacagtcattttctacagtctTGTCAGGGTTTACTTTTCAGCGATGACTTATTAGCTCTATATTACTTAAATATACTGCTCTCTACCAAACAAATTCTTTTGTTATGTTTCTCTAATGTtaaaattaaatgtaatttctATATTCAAACAAGGCACATGTCCTGACCAAAAAGACATGTGCAAGAGTTAATGatgaaaaatatttaaaagCTATTTAAAGTTTATTTGAAGGTTAATGCTTAGCTAAATTACTGCATTAAAGTCAACTTTACAGCACATGCAGAGGAGCCATTAATGCAGTGGTAAATTATGCTGATGAGGTTATGGTTTTAGGGGATATTGGTAAATGCCAGTTTCTTATTCGAAGTGTTTAGTGTGGTTTGTGTTCATGCTAGACTCGTGTATAAGTGTGATTACTGTGTAGTTGATTTTGAGAGTATGGTCAGCATCACCATTAAGGAGAGGCACATTGGCAAAAACTAAGGGTGAATATGTTTTCTAGTGTATGCAATGAGAAAATGATAATTATACCAAGTAACAGTGATCCACACACTTGAAGTGGGGCACATAGTTCTTCTCTGTTTTGGTCATCTGTATCTTAATTCTATTTAAGGTCGTACCGTAATATCCCAACTTTGACCCGCAGttcatccatttttttttgctaCATTTCTTCAGCCCTGCAAATTAATACTTGAGTGCGTCTGTACACCGGGAATGCATTTTTACCCGCCTCGTAGTTAGTAATATGCACAGTTAGCCTGGTTGCcagccgaacttagccccgctcacaacatttgaggtcgggaagttcggtttGGCATTGCTCCATTGGGGCAGAACTATGCCCGCACCAGAGCTGTttgtaccaatcaaattgtcagggtgGGCTTTATACAATGATGGACAGATCAACAGCAaagtaatcaaccacgtcaccaatgagcgcttgggttgaatttgttttcaacaaacatggctgccgctggagagctgagatgtgtagaaTCTGCCATCAaatctgttttagaagacatcaacagcacattcattttgaaagaggaacagagaaacgtgatcaaggcatttgtcgatcaaaaagatgttttttgctgtccttcctacgggattcggtaaaagtttaTTTTATCAACTGGCCCCGATgatctacgttatggtcatactacattgctctgattggttgtaggtctatccaattgagcgaagaggcattttttttcctggctcagttgaaacacgccccataatcacagcccaatggagcagtaccAGACTCATATTTTGACTAGAATTCttagtatgacaacgtcaggctaatGCACAGTAACTGCCAGATAAACcgtgaatgggtctctctctctctctttcacatacgaaaAACTGAGAGGaagaacacattttctaacatttgctaacatacaaagccctaaatgacctggctccaaactaccttaaggaattagttgtcccctaccgccctccaagaccgctccgttcccagagtgcaggcctccttgtaattccaagaatatcaaaaaccacagtaggaggcagagcctttagctaccgagcccccctcctctggaacaatctccctgcctccatctgagatgcagacaccctacctatattcaaatcaagactaaagacattcctctttagtgcatcctatagccacaagtaattgcattaacaaacccatcacctgctgggccagtcagtcagcaagcataactagacatatctgaacacacaagaaaaaataaataaaaataaaaatgaaataaaaatgtatatcactgggctacagacagcgtatgttgtaccctgcaaccctaacaaagcttacgactaaaatctccatatgtaccaaaccaaactaattgctaaatgccagcataactaaacataactaatgctaaaccaaactaaatgccaaaccaaactaaatgctaaatgccagcatagctaaacacatctaaacacatgcaaaacccccctaatcaacaaaactgggctagagacagcgtatgttgtaccgtgaaggagtgcggaagatcccgggtacagcacacggcgcgttttgcgactgtcaccagccaactaaatactaaataaaatccccatacacccagccaggcagcctctctctctctctctccctctccctctcctttcttatcacattgctaatgcctataataacccactcactctgttctttttctttctctcctaatctagactatcttcgctatgtgacgctgctgtaatctctccacccggtctacctgtagaaaccctcggccaattgcacccaccgccaccgcactgccgtacacttactctacctcatacagagacaattgtattgttatggcgctatataaataaaattgaattgaattgaattttcattcacacttcGCCACTTTCAATCTTCCATAATGATAAAGTAAGTGGTGTTCCTACCAGGctgtatttaacgggatgctatggagtgCGAACCTTCACAAGAGGTGTACAAGGTGTTAagccagttaacctagctatgaactatcctagctatctctagtttagggaaccatcttaacagttgacAGCTATTAGcatgtgatgaactcatgtcaatatgtgtgaatatgaacttgtgattatGAATCTGCACAGGCACTCTGAGGGTTTCTACCATTTCATATTATAATTTCATGAGtcaaatcgaggagactataacatcagctagacaACTATCAGCTATCATAgacagctatcatttcatgctaAGGGAAAGTTTCCTtcactagctagctagttagttagcataGTTGGCCTGAACCCCATAATACGGATCTGAGCTGATAGTAATAATTGGAATTGAACATATTTTAAAATACTGGCCACAACACAAAAATCTACGCAAAATTGAGAAAGAAGATTTCCACACAGTATTTTAATTCCCGATTTCCATGTTTAAGCACATCAAAGAAAATCAGATTACGGGTCGTTTTTTCGTTTTCCGTTTTCTATTATAAAAATCGTTTCCCGATTttggttttctcatttcaaaacgaAAATCCGTTGACCGCAAAGTACACGGACCCACATGCCACTGAGAGATTtaactccctctcttttcaactccacctttctcactctcaaaaACGACTTTGTCTGCGAGCGAGTGACTCAAGtttggcggggcgtgtatgtatgcaaatccaggtgtacAAAAACGtgtgttcaatttaagaatcctcattctcaatccgcacagctgagaaaatttcggctgtgtaagaacccattttctggcgttcatgaatcaggcagagatcttttcttacgttggtcttccgaagtctgtaagaacacatttcagaaaatTTTCGagaaataggcaccatgagtgtgaatacagatcacGAGCAGTagtatacatttcagtcagtaaTTTTGTTTTGTAGTGTTATCAGAGTAAATTATACATGTTGTGCGAAGCATAGAATATTGTCTGTGCCGGCGATGTTAGAgggagggccggttggtgatAGAAGttggccggtattttggaccaccccaaccccgtctgcccaccggggattcccccggtatccccgatggccagt
This window encodes:
- the LOC122131382 gene encoding GTPase IMAP family member 4-like; translated protein: MAAKIKPPSGDSLHLSELRIVLLGYKGAGKSSSGNTILGREEFDTSGRTAQCVKRQGQVAGRQVTVVEAPGWWRNYQLEVTPELTKEEIELSVSLCPPGPHAFLLVIPVDNSFVETCKRSLEEHLELLSERVWSHTIVLFTCGDWLGDTPIEQHIESEGESLQWLVEKCGNRYHVLNNQKREDRMQVTQLMEKIEE